GCCGGCCAACGGGGTGATGGCGTCGTGTTCGCCGCAGATGATGACGATCGGGCGGCGCAGGGCCTTCAGCGCGGCTTCGCCGTCTTCGCGCGGCAGTCCGTTCTGGCGCAGGAACACCTCGCGGCCCAGGCGCTGGGTCATGGCCTGGATGCGGCCGGTCAGGTCCTTGTCGTCGAGCCGCGAGGCGTCGACATAGCTGGCCATCAGCCGGTCGGCGACGCCCAGGAAGGCGCCCTCGTGGCTGGCGGCGGCGTTGACGGCGCGGCGCTGGGCGGCGCGTTCTGGGCTGTCGGCGCGGATGGCGGTGTCGATCAAGGCCAGGCGCGCGATCCGCTCGGGCGCGATCCGGGCGATCTCCTGGGCGACGTAGCCGCCCATGGAAAAGCCGGCCAGGGCGAAGGTCGGCTCGGCGTTCGCCAGCACCTGCTGCGCCAGTTCTCGCAAACTCTCGCCGTGCGTCAGGTCGGGGACCTGGCAGCGGGCCACGTCGGCCAGGCCGGCGATCTGGTCGCGCCACAGCTCGGCGTCGTTCAGCAGGCCAGGCAGGAGCAGGAGTTGGGGGAGGGTGCCGGGAATGGGATTGCTCATCGAAAAACGCCCCGGACCTTTCGATCCGGGGCGCTCCACGCGTTCAGGTCTTGGCGGACTAGGCTTCGACCATGTTCTTGGCGATGGCGGCTTC
The window above is part of the Caulobacter soli genome. Proteins encoded here:
- a CDS encoding alpha/beta fold hydrolase; this translates as MSNPIPGTLPQLLLLPGLLNDAELWRDQIAGLADVARCQVPDLTHGESLRELAQQVLANAEPTFALAGFSMGGYVAQEIARIAPERIARLALIDTAIRADSPERAAQRRAVNAAASHEGAFLGVADRLMASYVDASRLDDKDLTGRIQAMTQRLGREVFLRQNGLPREDGEAALKALRRPIVIICGEHDAITPLAGQHEMAHAIGCTHMVVIPDSGHMTPMEAPDAVNAALRRWLAR